Proteins from a genomic interval of Hemicordylus capensis ecotype Gifberg chromosome 14, rHemCap1.1.pri, whole genome shotgun sequence:
- the HAX1 gene encoding HCLS1-associated protein X-1, whose product MSLYDLFRGVFGFRGERRPRDPFFGGITRDDDDEDDDDEDGSPYFGARPSDDFGFGFTFGPGGMRFHDSFGFDELFRDFNDLFNEMGAWSQPSRSFEFPGVEAPPLMDDSHGKKESLRDSMLKYPDSRWPRRAREEGSGPTAPEGRPWQPFQGVGERESAPIDLKDAPKEDRDLDSHVTSEGLETILPPAKPRSYFKSVSVTKVVAPDGTVEERRTVRDSQGHEETVVTRRSRGEPDAGLVGSRQDSPGDLALFGSRPGEDMGDSSSILNSFFRRWFSSR is encoded by the exons ATGAGCCTCTACGACCTGTTCCGCGGCGTTTTCGGGTTCCGCGGGGAGCGCAG GCCCCGAGACCCCTTCTTCGGGGGGATTACCCGGGATGACGATGATGAAGATGACGACGACGAAGATGGCAGTCCATACTTTGGGGCGAGGCCCTCCGACGACTTTGGGTTCGGCTTCACTTTTGGCCCAGGAGGGATGCGGTTCCATGACAGCTTTGGCTTCGACGAGCTCTTCCGGGACTTTAATGACCTTTTCAACGAGATGGGAGCCTGGTCCCAGCCTTCGCGGTCCTTTG AGTTCCCGGGTGTGGAGGCACCACCGCTGATGGATGACTCTCATGGGAAGAAGGAATCTTTGCGTGACTCGATGCTCAAGTACCCGGACAGCCGGTGGCCGCGCAGAGCCCGAGAGGAGGGCTCGGGTCCTACAGCTCCAGAAGGGAGGCCGTGGCAACCATTCCAAGGG gttggagagagagagagcgcccccATTGACCTGAAGGATGCCCCAAAGGAAGACAGAG ATCTGGACTCACATGTCACGTCTGAAGGCCTTGAGACGATCCTTCCCCCAGCCAAGCCCCGATCTTATTTCAAAAGTGTCTCAGTCACCAAAGTGGTGGCGCCTGATGGG ACTGTGGAAGAACGCCGGACTGTGAGGGACAGCCAGGGTCACGAGGAGACAGTGGTCACCCGTCGGAGTAGAGGGGAACCGGATGCAGGCCTCGTGGGTAGCCGGCAGGACAGCCCAG GTGACCTGGCACTTTTCGGCTCACGCCCCGGAGAAGACATGGGTGACTCCTCGTCCATCCTGAACAGCTTCTTCCGTCGCTGGTTCTCAAGCCGATAA